The following proteins are co-located in the Brevibacillus laterosporus DSM 25 genome:
- a CDS encoding TIGR01457 family HAD-type hydrolase, which produces MKTYKGYLLDLDGTIYHGNRVIPEAITFITYLQETKTPYLYVTNNSSTTPEKVAERLSNMGLPTTADQVYTTSMATAKYLTEQKGQHKTYFALGEEGLFTAMEEAGFTFTQENPSYVIIGIDRSVTYEKLTTAMRAIRNGATFIATNADPALPTEHGLMPGNGALVAAVATASAQRPTIIGKPESIIIKYALEKLGTKPEETIIVGDNLHTDIQAGINSSIDTLLVLSGYSTLEDADKHDEPPTYVEQSLLTWMDKIRPGL; this is translated from the coding sequence ATGAAAACATATAAAGGATATCTGCTTGATTTAGATGGGACCATCTATCATGGGAACCGCGTTATACCTGAAGCTATCACTTTCATTACATATCTTCAGGAAACAAAAACTCCCTATTTATATGTGACAAACAATTCATCAACCACCCCTGAAAAGGTGGCAGAACGACTAAGCAACATGGGCTTACCTACCACAGCCGATCAGGTTTATACAACTAGTATGGCTACAGCAAAATATTTGACTGAACAAAAGGGACAGCACAAAACGTATTTTGCTTTAGGCGAAGAGGGCCTATTTACAGCCATGGAGGAGGCAGGATTCACGTTTACACAAGAAAATCCCTCCTATGTAATCATCGGTATTGACCGTAGCGTAACCTATGAAAAATTGACAACAGCCATGCGTGCAATTCGAAATGGAGCCACATTTATTGCTACCAATGCAGATCCTGCTCTACCAACAGAACACGGTTTAATGCCTGGAAATGGAGCATTAGTAGCTGCTGTAGCGACTGCATCAGCACAGCGCCCCACCATTATTGGTAAGCCAGAATCAATTATTATCAAATATGCATTAGAGAAACTCGGAACTAAACCAGAGGAGACCATCATTGTGGGGGATAACCTACACACAGATATCCAAGCGGGCATCAATAGTAGTATTGACACCCTGCTTGTACTCTCAGGATATTCCACGTTGGAAGATGCAGATAAACATGATGAGCCACCTACGTATGTAGAGCAAAGTCTACTTACTTGGATGGATAAGATACGCCCTGGGCTTTAA
- a CDS encoding helix-turn-helix transcriptional regulator produces the protein MSKEQTSTRDQILHMLKVKGSLSVSDIALDLGITEMAVRRHLNTLERDNLIKSSLVRQAMGRPTNVYSLSQQADELFPRNYHDLTLDFLQDLVDIDGADKVATLFRRREDRLEETYRPYIQGELEEKVAALADIQNQKGYMVEWGREEETGDYFIKEFNCPISQVARQFNQACSCELSLFKRVLGTEVEQASCMAKGGDKCLYKIKQKAE, from the coding sequence ATGTCAAAGGAGCAGACTTCCACACGTGATCAAATTCTGCATATGTTAAAAGTTAAAGGTTCGCTTTCAGTTAGCGATATTGCGTTGGATTTGGGCATCACGGAGATGGCAGTACGTCGCCATTTGAACACGTTGGAGCGTGACAATCTGATCAAGTCCTCGCTGGTACGTCAAGCGATGGGCCGTCCGACTAATGTATACTCCTTATCACAGCAAGCGGATGAACTATTTCCGCGTAACTATCATGATCTTACGCTAGACTTCCTTCAGGATTTAGTTGATATAGACGGAGCGGACAAGGTAGCAACCTTGTTTCGTAGACGAGAAGATCGACTCGAAGAAACGTATCGCCCCTATATTCAAGGCGAATTGGAAGAAAAGGTAGCTGCATTAGCGGATATACAAAATCAGAAGGGCTACATGGTGGAATGGGGTAGAGAAGAGGAGACAGGGGACTATTTTATTAAAGAGTTTAACTGTCCGATCTCTCAGGTAGCTCGCCAGTTTAATCAGGCATGTAGTTGTGAACTGTCATTATTTAAACGCGTATTAGGCACAGAGGTAGAGCAAGCCTCCTGTATGGCCAAAGGTGGAGACAAATGCCTGTACAAAATTAAACAAAAGGCTGAATAA
- a CDS encoding DUF86 domain-containing protein has product MYDVNTAKVEQVLTYMERMLTLLSQNMTYSDEELACDQIKQLAIERALHICIEGIADVGNALIDGFIMRDPGSYTDIVEILRDETVLTNEQATVLHRVMEFRKPLVTYSEIPVLEMSALVREALPILTTFALSVRSYIQKELF; this is encoded by the coding sequence ATGTATGATGTAAATACAGCAAAAGTAGAGCAAGTGCTTACTTATATGGAGCGCATGCTGACGCTCTTATCTCAAAATATGACTTATTCTGATGAAGAACTGGCTTGTGATCAAATTAAGCAGTTAGCAATCGAACGTGCTCTGCATATATGTATAGAAGGGATTGCAGATGTAGGAAACGCTCTCATAGACGGATTTATCATGCGTGATCCTGGTAGCTATACAGATATCGTTGAAATTCTTCGAGACGAAACAGTTCTCACAAACGAGCAAGCCACTGTTCTACATCGTGTTATGGAATTTCGTAAACCACTTGTTACCTATTCAGAAATTCCTGTATTGGAAATGAGTGCGTTAGTTAGAGAGGCTTTACCTATTTTAACAACATTTGCACTTTCCGTACGGTCATACATTCAAAAGGAATTATTTTAG
- the glpX gene encoding class II fructose-bisphosphatase produces the protein MERELALEVVRVTEAAALSSARWMGRGKKNEADDAATSAMRAVFDTISIRGTVVIGEGELDEAPMLYIGEKLGNQSEDSPEVDVAVDPLEGTTILAKGHNNAMAVLAIGDRGTMLHAPDMYMQKLVVGPAAAGLINLDDPIEKMIETVAKANQKRIEEVTVIVQERERHQEIIDGILETGARVKLFGDGDVGAAIAASMPEESGIDLFVGIGGAPEGVISAAAIKCLGGDMQARLKPQNDEERERCRQMGLLDPEQLLTINDLVSGDDAIFAATGVSDGELLQGVKFLSNNIAKTHSLVMRAKTRTVRFVEARHSLDHKPNLVWK, from the coding sequence ATGGAAAGAGAATTAGCGTTAGAGGTTGTTCGTGTTACTGAGGCAGCAGCGCTCTCTTCTGCACGCTGGATGGGGCGTGGCAAAAAAAATGAAGCTGACGATGCTGCAACATCAGCTATGCGCGCCGTATTTGATACAATTTCCATTCGCGGTACGGTTGTCATCGGTGAAGGAGAGCTTGATGAAGCACCGATGCTATATATTGGAGAGAAACTAGGTAATCAATCAGAGGATTCTCCAGAGGTTGACGTAGCCGTAGATCCTTTGGAAGGAACAACTATTCTTGCTAAAGGTCACAATAACGCCATGGCTGTACTTGCAATTGGAGATCGTGGCACTATGTTACATGCACCAGATATGTACATGCAAAAATTGGTAGTAGGACCTGCTGCAGCCGGTTTAATCAATCTAGATGATCCGATCGAAAAAATGATTGAAACCGTGGCAAAAGCAAATCAAAAACGCATAGAAGAAGTAACCGTGATCGTTCAAGAACGGGAGCGCCATCAAGAAATCATAGACGGGATTCTAGAAACTGGGGCCCGTGTCAAACTGTTTGGAGATGGTGACGTGGGTGCTGCTATTGCTGCTTCTATGCCAGAAGAATCCGGAATTGATTTGTTTGTAGGCATCGGCGGTGCTCCTGAGGGCGTCATTAGTGCAGCTGCTATCAAATGCTTAGGCGGAGATATGCAGGCACGACTAAAACCACAAAATGATGAAGAACGAGAACGTTGCCGTCAAATGGGACTACTTGATCCTGAGCAACTCCTGACAATTAATGACTTAGTATCTGGAGATGATGCTATTTTTGCCGCAACTGGAGTATCAGACGGAGAACTATTGCAAGGGGTTAAGTTTCTAAGTAATAATATAGCTAAGACACATTCCCTAGTCATGAGAGCAAAGACTAGAACAGTACGTTTTGTAGAGGCTAGGCACAGTTTAGATCATAAACCAAACTTGGTATGGAAGTAG
- a CDS encoding DUF3055 domain-containing protein: MSHEPFYLYDETEETTTRFVSFMGESTRFDLAIIKTSRFYGKKLVVNIQNGRSAIIGTDDLEEEGYLEYAFQITESEAEELKEFLVRVIG, encoded by the coding sequence ATGTCCCACGAGCCTTTTTATCTGTATGATGAAACGGAAGAGACTACTACTCGCTTTGTCAGCTTTATGGGCGAATCCACTCGTTTTGATCTGGCGATTATCAAAACAAGTCGTTTTTATGGAAAAAAGTTAGTTGTCAATATTCAAAACGGTCGTAGCGCGATTATCGGAACAGATGATTTAGAGGAAGAAGGGTACTTAGAGTATGCCTTTCAAATCACTGAATCGGAAGCGGAAGAATTAAAGGAGTTTTTAGTTCGAGTAATTGGTTAA
- a CDS encoding YutD family protein produces the protein MIRLQAGVYELLEENRDGWNLEVCKERYSDVLDKYDYIVGDWGYGQLRLRGFFENTNRKVPFEQKIAALDEYLQEYCNFGCAYFVLKRTKRLNESELEDETDQTLIDLESLDKESSSQATQTPTRPRNYERPFKRRSDKNDKPSRFPRQDRERPNKEGKDGKDRGNPKAHRTEQITKEKRANNQASRGPRVKPTATPTKKVIQTEK, from the coding sequence TTGATTCGCTTGCAAGCAGGTGTTTATGAATTACTGGAAGAAAATCGTGATGGCTGGAATCTGGAGGTCTGTAAAGAACGCTACAGCGATGTATTGGATAAATACGATTACATCGTAGGTGACTGGGGCTATGGCCAGCTTCGTTTACGCGGATTCTTTGAGAATACGAATCGTAAAGTGCCTTTTGAGCAAAAAATTGCTGCATTAGACGAGTATCTTCAGGAATATTGCAATTTTGGCTGTGCTTATTTTGTTCTAAAGCGCACCAAACGTCTGAATGAATCTGAGCTAGAAGACGAGACAGACCAAACATTGATTGATTTGGAAAGCCTAGATAAAGAATCATCTTCTCAAGCGACCCAAACTCCTACCCGACCTCGAAATTATGAACGTCCCTTTAAACGTCGATCGGACAAGAATGATAAGCCATCTCGTTTTCCTCGACAAGATCGGGAGCGTCCGAATAAAGAGGGGAAAGATGGGAAGGATCGAGGAAATCCGAAAGCACATCGCACCGAACAAATAACCAAAGAGAAGCGTGCGAACAATCAAGCTTCAAGAGGACCACGGGTCAAACCAACGGCTACACCTACTAAAAAAGTCATTCAAACTGAAAAATAA
- a CDS encoding YhcN/YlaJ family sporulation lipoprotein — protein sequence MQKKWIFATVASLALLTSACGTTPGGGTAQTKSYSTSAYTNRMNYGTSTNNYDYEGFGYRNNAGRPTFFYGSEPNYNDYLRNGRTSAYRATPYGTTAPSSMYNSNAYSSSGYPYSGRTLTKGASLYSNESYGQSYRMNGVGIYNAYGSPNSTQSYPYYNAMNRTGAPSIYSTYNTSYGQNANTTGYAVVQRNQLRGYEKTPRVYIDRDALAQAVGQVVCSVPGIDNATVLVTDEEIFVGVKTSDKDDHSATVKARNSALSISPRYYKVYLTNDQNMTKELSHVANSSAKTASTQSTSGTTHAQTVDRLVKSFGGMTDYEKTKSMMNKTQSRTR from the coding sequence ATGCAAAAGAAATGGATTTTTGCTACTGTAGCCAGCTTAGCATTACTTACATCTGCTTGTGGAACCACCCCCGGTGGCGGAACAGCTCAGACGAAATCCTATTCCACCTCTGCATACACGAACCGTATGAATTATGGTACAAGCACAAATAACTATGATTACGAAGGGTTCGGATATCGTAACAATGCTGGGCGTCCCACTTTTTTCTATGGCAGTGAGCCTAATTACAATGATTACCTAAGAAACGGGAGAACTTCTGCTTATCGAGCAACTCCATATGGAACAACTGCTCCCAGCTCTATGTATAACTCAAATGCCTACAGCAGCAGTGGTTATCCCTATTCTGGGCGAACTCTAACCAAAGGAGCCAGCCTATATTCCAATGAAAGCTATGGACAAAGCTATCGAATGAACGGGGTAGGCATTTACAACGCATACGGCAGCCCTAACAGTACGCAGTCTTATCCGTATTACAATGCAATGAATAGGACAGGTGCTCCAAGTATATATAGCACCTATAACACCTCCTATGGCCAAAATGCAAATACAACAGGATATGCTGTTGTACAACGGAATCAACTGCGCGGATATGAAAAAACACCTCGCGTCTATATTGACCGTGATGCATTGGCACAAGCAGTAGGACAAGTAGTTTGTAGTGTTCCAGGTATCGATAATGCTACCGTTTTAGTAACGGATGAAGAGATTTTTGTTGGTGTAAAAACATCTGATAAGGACGACCACTCTGCTACGGTAAAAGCTCGTAACAGCGCTTTGTCCATTTCCCCACGCTATTACAAGGTCTATTTAACCAACGATCAAAATATGACCAAGGAACTGTCTCACGTAGCGAACTCCTCAGCAAAAACAGCGAGTACACAAAGCACCAGTGGGACAACTCATGCTCAAACAGTAGATCGTCTTGTAAAAAGCTTTGGGGGCATGACCGATTACGAAAAAACCAAAAGCATGATGAACAAGACACAGAGTAGGACACGCTAA
- the lipA gene encoding lipoyl synthase: MAQRKPDWLKINLASGQDLDNFREIKQMMRGKTLHTVCEEAKCPNIHECWVNRTATFMILGDICTRACRFCAVKTGLPTELDLAEPERVAEASEQMGLKHVVVTSVARDDLADGGASIFAATIKAIRKRLPLATIEVLIPDFMGNWDALKLVMDARPDVLNHNIEAVRRLSDRVRARAKYDRTLELLRRAKEMQPTIPTKSSLMIGVGEEIEDILETMDDLRAVDVNIMTIGQYLQPTKKHIAVTKYYHPDEFRMMKDEGMKRGFSHVESGPLVRSSYHAHEQANAAKDTIAAANA; this comes from the coding sequence ATGGCACAACGCAAACCAGATTGGTTAAAAATAAATCTCGCATCTGGACAAGATTTGGACAACTTCCGTGAAATTAAGCAGATGATGCGTGGGAAAACCCTGCATACGGTTTGCGAGGAAGCAAAATGTCCCAATATACATGAATGCTGGGTGAATCGAACCGCCACTTTTATGATTTTAGGCGATATTTGCACACGTGCTTGTCGTTTCTGTGCAGTTAAAACAGGTCTTCCAACCGAGTTGGATTTGGCCGAACCAGAACGTGTAGCAGAAGCATCAGAACAAATGGGCTTGAAGCATGTTGTTGTAACTTCTGTAGCTCGTGATGATTTAGCTGATGGAGGAGCAAGTATCTTTGCAGCTACGATCAAGGCAATTCGTAAACGACTTCCTCTTGCTACAATCGAAGTTCTAATTCCTGACTTTATGGGCAACTGGGATGCATTGAAATTGGTTATGGATGCGCGCCCTGATGTATTAAATCATAATATTGAAGCGGTACGTCGCTTATCGGATCGTGTACGTGCTCGTGCTAAATATGATCGTACGTTAGAGTTATTGCGTCGTGCAAAAGAGATGCAACCAACTATTCCAACCAAATCAAGCTTGATGATTGGTGTTGGTGAAGAGATTGAAGATATTTTAGAAACGATGGATGACTTGCGTGCGGTTGACGTTAATATCATGACGATTGGACAATACCTGCAACCAACGAAAAAACATATTGCTGTAACCAAGTACTATCATCCAGACGAATTCCGTATGATGAAAGACGAAGGAATGAAGCGTGGTTTTAGTCACGTAGAATCAGGTCCATTGGTACGTAGCTCTTATCACGCACACGAGCAGGCGAATGCAGCAAAGGATACGATTGCGGCGGCTAATGCATAA
- a CDS encoding AAA family ATPase has product MIIEDLHIKGFGKWQERTFTFAPGLNLFYAPNEAGKTTLLQALVASLYGMKKDFIKVSRYLDEYDRYYPWHHTSYETIVRYTLADQQFRLHRVLDKEREQMKLYLEPELTEALALYKEDRRREYNFIEKHLGLNRSLFTDITWIKREGLQAPEHLLPNLAQEGVIDPAVQGVLATLEQEYSVIGKKDNAENTRWGKANRQWQQARQALQQAEEIWQTNQHLHQSVMEWQKEEELIQRRYDMLAKQLTDHQRFMEVWQQWWTYTYQTSHSDHVARWLTDSTNSLPIIYNETPELIECHQSTQQELAWLEQEVGQHTEGGDVIAQTLKEAAVKEELEEATDNLGEWTKRNDLRQEAELEQVNHDYQIARAMNKSLEDVRQQRYQQEILLAQLKATLQNKKSVHAASKEYTHLLQESPHLAYYDDVVAIQAENYLRQNRFDEVDLFVSVSSRRAKTRKQKLEQSKQETARVHSKIPLHIWVSGEIALVTAIWSTWMIIEQRWDLVKIGGGITTFAGLLSIIFYFLYKKKLSRKTKETNFQTTQVSQIPESVQQWLSRMNIHSAEQLRTLREKYVRLQHCKREIETFTQEKEEQATLLSKLDLEIGELQQQIEQAHQTLQQLIEQEQNQIEKLAALFSVHQVDNWEEFTDKREALLVEIHVLSANQGQLQAIERLEEELQVERLRVEQSAYIEKQEDHRQALLLNWAEKTRKAMLISKEIEEHEHTTDLQEAKELEDQLVQLRERIARARGEIGQRDQSSWARAKTDFDEAESVLEEVQLRRDSLQIARDTLQEAMKVWHREVSPDVSQIASEVTNRITEGRYQDVRIDPTNQFSIKVIEPDLHRVIHQEKLSNGMQDQLYFAQRIAFILQISKAKEPLPIFLDDHFVHYDERRLQSTIAYLLTLAQTHQIFLFSCQQREMLLLSEQIKNHPRHQLHNWYNKEANRNI; this is encoded by the coding sequence TTGATCATTGAGGACCTACATATCAAAGGGTTTGGTAAATGGCAGGAACGAACCTTTACCTTTGCACCGGGATTAAACCTATTTTATGCCCCAAATGAGGCTGGAAAAACTACCTTATTACAAGCACTTGTGGCTAGTTTGTATGGGATGAAAAAAGATTTTATCAAAGTCTCACGCTATTTAGACGAATACGATCGCTATTATCCTTGGCACCACACTTCTTATGAAACAATTGTACGGTATACATTAGCAGATCAACAATTTCGCTTACATCGAGTTCTTGATAAAGAGCGTGAGCAAATGAAATTGTATCTAGAGCCAGAGCTGACAGAGGCCTTAGCTTTATATAAAGAGGATCGACGGCGAGAATACAATTTTATCGAGAAGCATCTTGGGCTTAACCGTAGTTTATTTACTGATATAACCTGGATCAAGCGAGAAGGCCTACAGGCACCAGAACATTTATTACCAAACCTTGCCCAAGAAGGCGTAATTGATCCTGCTGTTCAAGGTGTGCTAGCTACATTAGAACAAGAATATAGTGTGATAGGGAAAAAAGATAATGCTGAGAACACACGGTGGGGCAAAGCTAACCGACAATGGCAGCAAGCTCGTCAGGCTCTTCAACAAGCAGAAGAAATCTGGCAGACAAACCAGCATCTCCATCAATCTGTGATGGAGTGGCAAAAGGAAGAAGAGCTAATCCAGAGAAGATATGACATGCTAGCTAAACAGCTTACAGATCATCAACGATTTATGGAAGTTTGGCAACAGTGGTGGACATACACATATCAGACATCTCATAGTGATCATGTAGCTCGTTGGTTAACCGACTCTACAAATTCACTCCCGATCATATACAATGAGACTCCAGAGCTTATCGAGTGTCACCAGTCAACCCAACAGGAACTCGCTTGGCTAGAGCAGGAGGTAGGACAGCATACAGAGGGTGGCGATGTAATTGCCCAAACTCTGAAAGAAGCAGCTGTAAAAGAAGAGCTAGAAGAAGCAACAGATAATCTGGGAGAATGGACGAAACGAAACGATTTGCGACAGGAAGCTGAGTTAGAGCAAGTAAACCATGATTACCAGATAGCACGTGCGATGAATAAGAGTCTAGAGGATGTACGTCAACAACGATATCAGCAAGAAATTTTGTTGGCTCAACTGAAAGCCACACTACAAAATAAGAAAAGTGTCCATGCCGCAAGTAAGGAATATACCCATCTTTTACAAGAATCACCTCATCTAGCTTATTATGATGATGTAGTCGCTATACAAGCAGAAAATTATTTGCGGCAAAATAGATTTGACGAAGTAGACCTTTTTGTTTCAGTGAGTAGTCGTAGAGCCAAGACTCGAAAGCAAAAGCTAGAACAGTCAAAGCAAGAGACAGCACGAGTACATTCTAAAATTCCTCTACATATCTGGGTAAGTGGTGAGATCGCACTGGTGACTGCCATTTGGAGTACATGGATGATAATTGAACAACGATGGGATTTAGTGAAGATTGGTGGTGGAATAACCACCTTTGCAGGTTTACTCAGCATCATTTTCTATTTTCTTTATAAGAAAAAGCTAAGCAGAAAAACCAAAGAGACTAACTTTCAGACTACACAAGTATCGCAGATTCCTGAGTCTGTTCAGCAGTGGCTTTCTCGGATGAATATTCACTCGGCAGAGCAACTGCGGACGCTACGCGAGAAATATGTCAGATTACAGCATTGTAAGCGGGAGATAGAGACTTTTACGCAGGAGAAAGAGGAACAAGCTACCCTATTAAGTAAGCTAGATTTAGAAATAGGGGAGCTACAGCAACAAATCGAGCAAGCTCACCAAACATTACAGCAGCTAATTGAGCAGGAGCAGAATCAGATTGAGAAGCTTGCAGCTCTTTTTTCTGTTCATCAGGTTGATAATTGGGAAGAATTTACCGATAAACGGGAAGCCTTATTAGTAGAGATTCATGTGTTATCCGCTAATCAAGGACAATTACAAGCGATTGAGCGATTAGAGGAAGAATTGCAGGTGGAAAGATTACGAGTAGAACAGTCAGCATATATAGAAAAACAAGAGGATCATCGACAAGCACTTCTGTTGAATTGGGCAGAAAAAACACGAAAAGCGATGTTGATTTCTAAAGAGATAGAGGAGCATGAGCATACTACAGACTTGCAGGAAGCTAAGGAGTTGGAGGATCAGCTTGTCCAATTGAGGGAGCGTATTGCGAGAGCAAGGGGAGAGATTGGACAGCGAGATCAAAGCTCGTGGGCTAGAGCGAAAACAGATTTTGATGAAGCCGAGTCAGTATTAGAAGAGGTACAATTACGACGAGATAGCTTACAAATTGCTCGGGACACCCTTCAAGAAGCTATGAAGGTGTGGCATAGGGAAGTCTCCCCAGATGTAAGTCAGATTGCTTCAGAAGTGACGAATCGGATAACTGAGGGGCGATACCAAGATGTGCGAATTGATCCTACCAATCAATTTTCGATAAAAGTAATAGAGCCTGATTTGCATCGAGTTATTCATCAGGAGAAGCTTTCTAATGGTATGCAGGATCAGTTATATTTTGCCCAACGAATCGCTTTCATTCTGCAAATTAGTAAGGCCAAAGAGCCTCTTCCGATATTTTTAGACGATCATTTTGTCCATTACGATGAACGTCGATTGCAGAGCACAATAGCATACCTACTTACATTAGCACAGACGCATCAAATTTTTTTATTTTCTTGTCAACAGCGTGAAATGTTATTATTAAGTGAACAAATAAAAAATCACCCACGTCATCAGCTTCATAACTGGTACAATAAAGAAGCGAACAGGAACATCTAA
- a CDS encoding metallophosphoesterase family protein produces the protein MIRFIHTADVHLDAPLTNLSSIYEIRQEDFRRTMRRIRDVALENQVDFWLIAGDLLEYHGGTRATALFLRELFNSMAPTPIFISPGNHDPWQEGSFYQTMEWPAHVHIFTDEWGGYEYPEKSCVLYGWGFPQAHVTTSPLDFFPGKLPDYRYHLMVIHGSVITGEHTEHSVYAPMTIGGLADTGVNYVALGHIHKPMQFLHPQTQQVFAVYPGSPEGLSIKESGERYAILGTISNNGEVTVEPISVQSRISRKMTISLKGLETIDTIVDRVEQELSQVNREDLLYVTFAGERASHLHVPIELIKSRCKEYFFIQFSDQTYPDIDEQQVKEKGGVFGKWLEKLDNLEQAATNEREKAVIQHAKREALQQIGSVFR, from the coding sequence ATGATCAGATTTATTCATACAGCTGATGTCCATCTGGACGCACCTTTAACGAATTTATCTTCCATCTATGAAATAAGACAGGAAGATTTCAGGCGTACTATGCGACGAATACGTGATGTAGCATTAGAAAACCAAGTTGATTTTTGGCTCATTGCCGGTGATTTATTAGAATACCATGGAGGTACGAGGGCCACTGCTTTATTTTTACGAGAGTTATTTAACAGTATGGCACCCACACCTATATTTATCTCGCCAGGTAACCATGATCCTTGGCAGGAAGGATCATTTTATCAAACAATGGAGTGGCCTGCACATGTTCATATTTTCACAGATGAATGGGGCGGTTATGAATATCCAGAAAAATCGTGTGTTTTGTATGGATGGGGATTTCCGCAAGCGCATGTTACCACATCACCTTTAGACTTCTTTCCGGGAAAATTACCTGATTATCGCTACCATCTAATGGTTATTCATGGTTCTGTGATTACCGGAGAGCATACAGAGCATTCTGTCTATGCTCCAATGACGATTGGCGGGCTTGCTGATACAGGGGTAAACTATGTGGCACTTGGACATATCCATAAACCGATGCAGTTTCTTCATCCACAGACTCAACAGGTGTTTGCAGTATATCCAGGTTCTCCTGAAGGACTATCAATCAAGGAAAGTGGAGAGCGTTATGCCATTCTTGGAACCATTTCTAATAATGGTGAGGTAACAGTAGAGCCTATTTCTGTACAAAGTAGAATCAGCAGAAAAATGACGATCTCACTTAAAGGCTTGGAGACAATTGATACAATTGTTGATCGAGTTGAACAAGAGCTTTCTCAAGTAAATCGGGAGGATTTGCTGTATGTGACATTTGCGGGAGAGAGAGCCAGTCACCTACATGTACCAATCGAGTTAATAAAGTCACGTTGTAAGGAATATTTCTTTATTCAATTTTCAGACCAAACATATCCAGATATAGATGAACAGCAGGTAAAAGAAAAGGGTGGCGTTTTTGGCAAATGGCTGGAAAAGCTAGATAATTTAGAACAGGCAGCAACAAATGAACGAGAGAAGGCAGTAATCCAACATGCGAAACGAGAGGCCTTACAGCAGATTGGGAGTGTATTTCGTTGA
- the larC gene encoding nickel insertion protein, which translates to MVRQYVFIGGEGAYQLTSLLPLWQQLRIDESLFFSKIVDSTIDTSKWDVKEAKAWDALLEIGIPEECQVMVSHLILPEEDMINDTILQLAVGQYIKKWRKKEEGEACSAPFLRWLQRMGILSVASPPPGKIQRVWSGKGIYLAFISPENEDVNVIHASHTENKHDSCINEAMILLQANLEDTPQEWLGYTMQSLYAAGAKDVSYFSITMKKNRPGLMLQVMCYESQQQIMKSIMFQETTTFGIRYFPVTCHRLTEQILDVKTKWGEVEVKLGFYHGDCVQIAPDFEICSKLAEDHDVPLRKIYQKAMMMAKARL; encoded by the coding sequence ATGGTCCGACAATATGTTTTTATCGGGGGAGAAGGAGCTTATCAATTAACGTCGCTATTACCACTGTGGCAGCAACTTCGGATAGATGAAAGTCTGTTTTTTTCGAAAATAGTTGATTCAACTATCGATACAAGTAAGTGGGACGTGAAGGAAGCAAAGGCTTGGGATGCTCTGCTTGAAATAGGAATACCCGAGGAGTGTCAAGTTATGGTAAGTCATTTGATTCTCCCGGAAGAGGATATGATAAATGACACAATACTCCAATTGGCAGTAGGTCAATATATTAAAAAATGGAGGAAGAAAGAGGAAGGGGAAGCGTGCAGCGCTCCATTTCTTAGGTGGCTACAAAGGATGGGGATACTCTCGGTCGCAAGTCCTCCTCCTGGCAAAATACAAAGGGTGTGGAGTGGCAAGGGAATATATCTAGCTTTTATTAGCCCTGAAAATGAAGATGTAAATGTAATTCATGCTAGCCATACGGAAAATAAACATGACTCATGTATAAATGAGGCAATGATTCTCTTACAAGCCAATCTAGAGGATACTCCTCAAGAATGGTTGGGTTATACCATGCAAAGCTTGTATGCAGCTGGAGCCAAAGATGTTTCCTATTTTTCAATAACGATGAAGAAGAATCGGCCTGGTCTCATGTTGCAGGTGATGTGCTACGAAAGTCAACAGCAGATAATGAAAAGCATCATGTTTCAAGAGACGACAACCTTTGGTATACGTTATTTTCCAGTTACTTGTCACCGTTTAACTGAACAGATTTTGGATGTAAAAACAAAGTGGGGGGAAGTGGAAGTGAAGCTGGGGTTTTATCATGGGGATTGTGTACAAATTGCCCCTGATTTTGAGATATGCTCCAAGCTAGCGGAAGACCACGATGTTCCTTTACGTAAAATTTATCAAAAGGCAATGATGATGGCTAAGGCACGCTTATAG